CCCGGACGAGAAGACTGACGGAGGAACGGACGGCGACGCGGAGAACAGCGCTGACGACGCCGCGGCCGCCTCGGCCCTGGCTGCAGCGGACACCCGCCTCACCACTGAGCTCGGTGCCGCAGAAGCCGCCCTCGCGGAGGAAAAACGCATCAGCGACCTTGAGGAGGAGCTTTCCGGCGCTGCCGAACGGGCTGAAAGCCGGCGGGCAGCCGCTGCCGCAGCCCGTGCCGCCGCGGCTTCGCTCCGGTCCGAGGAAGCTGACCTGACCCGGGAACTGGAGTCCCTCAGGGAGCGGGCCTCACGGCGGGAATCAGCGGCGGATGACCTGGAGCGGGCCCGCGCCCTGACCCGGGCCATCTGTGAGCACACACGTGCCGCCCGGGAAGCGGAAACCGCGGCGGCCCTCGCGGTTGAGCTGCGCGGAAACTACCAGGACCGGCGCCAGGAGTGGCAGGACAAACTGCAGCGCCGGCTGGACCAGGCCGCCGCGGAACTGGCCGGACGGCTGGAAAGCGGACAATGCTGCCCCGTGTGCGGCAGCGTTGAACACCCCGCCCCGGCGGTCCTCCCCGACGGCGAGAGCGCCGTGACCCGGCAGGATGAGGAGCATGCCCGGCAGCTGACGGATGCGGCCGAGCAGGAGTTCGAAGCTGCCCGGACGCAGGCGGAAGCCGCCGGCCGCAAGGTGGCGGAACTGCGGATCCAGGGCGGGGACGGTGATCCGGCGGCGGCCCAGGCAGCGGAAGCAGCAGCTGCCGCGGCCCTGGACAAGGCAGCAGCCGCTTCCCTGGAACTGGAGGCAGCGCTGCAACGCTGCACCGAAGTGTCCGCCGAACTGGAGCAGCTGGCCGGGGAGGAATCCGCGGCGCTGGTCGCGGCCGCCCAGGCGGATGAACAGCACGTGGCGGCGCAGCGGCAGATAGCCGATCTCAGCGGGCGGGTTGAGGCCGCCCGGAACGGATTTGCGTCCCTTGCCGAGCGGGTTGAATGCATCACCGAACTGCGCGCATTGGTGGCTGCGGCGCGCCGCACCCTGGCGGACCGGAAGTCAGCGGAGGAAACCGCAGCGGAAGCCGGCCAGGACCTCGCCGCCAAGCTGGCGGACTCGGAATTCGAGACCGTGGAGGCGCTGCGGGATGCCCTGCTGGACCCTGAGACGGCCGCCGCCCACAAGCTGGCCGTGACCGCGTATGACCAGGAGGGACAGCGGCTGATGCTGCGCCGCGAAGGCGAGGACTCCGCGGCGGCCCTGGACGGACACGGTGAACCGCTTCCCGTCCCGGATGAGGAGGATCTGGTGATGGCGTCCGATGCAGCGTCCGAAGCCCGGAGACGGCTGACCAAGTGTTCGGTGGACCTGGGGCTGATGGAAGCCTCCGCTGAAGCGCTGCAGGCCTACGGCAGGGAGCTGGCTGAGGCGTCCGAGCGCATTCGTCCTTTGGAGGAGCGCTATGAACTGCTGCGCTCGGTCACTGACACGGCGCGGGGCCTCGGTGAGAACGGCTACAAAATGACGCTGAGCACCTATGTGCTCGCGGCGCGTTTGGAGCAGGTCGCAGCGGCGGCAACGGAACGGCTCTCGGCAATGACGGGCGGCCGGTATGCCCTGGTGCACAGTGATTCCACCTCCGGCAACAAGAAGGCCGGTCTGGGCCTGCATGTGACCGACGCGTGGACCGGCCAGCATCGTGACACCTCCACGCTCTCGGGCGGCGAAGGCTTCATGGCGTCGCTGGCCTTGGCACTGGGTCTGGCCGACGTCGTCCAGCAGGAGGCCGGCGGGGTCAGCATCGAGACACTCTTTGTTGACGAGGGATTCGGAAGCCTCGATGACACCTCGCTGGAGCAGGTGATGGACGCCCTGGAAGGCCTCCGCGACGGCGGCCGGGTGGTCGGACTCGTCAGCCATGTCGCAGAAATGAAGCAGCGCATCGGAGCGCAGCTGCAAATTACCAAGGGCCGCAACGGCTCCACGGTGCGCTTCTCCGCCGGCACCCCCGTGGGCGTGTAATCCACAGCCCGCGCCGGGGCAGCTGCTGACCCGGCGCAAGTTGTCCCGGAACGTCCCGCCGGCCCGCCCGCCGAGGGTAAAGTGGAAGGGTAGCCGGGTCGGGCGCATCGGGAGGGGGGACGATGCGCGCTGAAACATGTCTGGAACCGCATGAGCAATTTGCCCTCCGCCCCTTCATCTTCCCGGAGCCCGTCTCCGGACACCCCTGAGCCGCGTGAATCCAAGGCCCCTGTACCCGCGCCGGCTGAACCCGCGCCGGGTGAATCTGCGCCGGCTGAATCCGTGCCGGCGGATCCCGCCGGGAGCCCGGAAGCCACCACGGGCCGGTATGCGAGGATCTTCACGCTCGCCGGCCGCGGCTTTGTTCCCATCGCCTTCCTGGCCCGCCTGCCCCTGGCCATGCTGACCGTCGGAGCACTGACCCTGGTCACCAGCGTCACCGGATCCTATGCCACCGGCGGTTTGGCAGCCGGCGCCGTCGGAATCGGTTCGGCCCTGGGCGCGCCCGTCCTGGGATTCGTGGCGGACCGGATCGGCCAGCGCCCCGTGCTGCTGACCGCCGCCGTCGTGAACCCGCTGGCCATTGCGCTGACCCTGTACATGGCGTTCCTGCTGCCTGACGCGTCCAGTCCCGTCGCCGCCCTGGCCGCAGCCTTCCTGATGGGAGCCACCTGCCCCCAAGTGGGCCCGCTGGCCCGCGTGCGGTGGATGGCGATGACCGAACGGAAGCGCTCCGCGGACTCCGCCGGCAGCCGCGACCTCGATACCGCCATGTCCTACGAGGGTACGGCCGACGAGCTCAGCTTTGTGCTCGGCCCCGCCCTGGTCGGTCTGTTGGCTGCCGCCGTCGCACCGTGGCTACCGCTGGCCATTGCCGCGGTGCTGACGCTGAGCATGGTCAGCGCGTTCGCCGTGCATCCCACAGTCCGTTCGGTCGTCCCGGCGCGGGCGGCACGGGCAGCCAAAGCAGCCAGTGATTCCGCCGCCGAAAAATCGGGCACGCCGGCCGAACCGGTGGCCGCCCAGCCCCGCGCTGACTGGCTGCTGATCGCGCTTCCCGTCCTCGGCATGGTGGCCATGGGCACGTTCTTCGGCGGAACACAGACGAGCCTCACCGCTTTTGGCGGTCTCTTCAACGTTTCTTCCGCCGCCGGCCTGCTGTACGCGGTGATGGGCATCAGCTCGGCCGCAGCGGCTCTGTCCGTGGCTTTCTGGCCGGAGCGTTTCACCGCTTCCGCCCGTTGGATGGTGTCAGCAGCCGCGATGGCTGCCTTCTCGGTGCTTCTGCTCTTCCCGGCAGACATTCCCACCATGCTGGTGGCACTCTTCGTCCTCGGAATTCCCGTGGGCCCCACCATGGTTAGCATCTTCGGGATTGGCGCCGTGGTTGCTCCCCGGCACCTGATGGGCACGGTCATGACCATGCTCGCCAGCGGAGTGGTCACTGGAACCGCCATTGGTGCCGCGCTGGCCGGACGGCTGGGGGACAGTTCCGGGCATCAGGCTGCGTTCCTGGTGCCCGTGGGTGCCGCCGTCGTGCTGCTGATTCTCAGCCTGTGTGTCCGGTGGGCAGTAGCCTCCCGCCTGCGGCGAAAGTAGGAGACACCGGCCGGGGACCAGACTGGCCGGCTGTCGGGGCGGCCCTCAGTTGCCTTAGTATCGAATCAAGCGCCGGAGTTTTCGGCGGAGCCGCAGCGGATGAGGAGACCCACCATGGGCAGCGAACAGAACGCCAACAAGGACCACTCCAAGGACGGCGAAAACACAACGGGACCCGAGGGAACCATTCCTGACACCAAGGATGGCGTCGCCGCAGCGTCCACCGATGAAGCGTCGAACTTCGAGCCCGAAGAAGATCAGGAGTCCGCAGAGGGCGGATCCAAGTAGCAGGCTCAATCTGAAGCAGGACGCTTCGACACAAGCTGCAAGACAGAAACCCGGACCGGGGATTCCCGGTCCGGGCTTCTATGTTGTCCAGTGAACGTTGTTCAGTGAACGGTGCGCTGCGTGGTTGTCCGCGGCTGCCCGGCGGAGCTAGCCCAGGCTGGGGGCGTGGGTGGGCGGCAGCGGGATGTAGATGTTGCCCGTTGTGATCCCGCCGGTGACCATGTCATCCGCCGCCGAATCAGGACCGTCAGCCGTCAGCGCCGGAACCTCGGCCTCCATGCCCAGTGAACGCAGCGCCGCCGCGGCGTCGTGCGCATCGGGCCGGGCGTCGACGGTTCTGGCGGTCATTGAGCGCAGCAGTTCCACCCACTCGGAACCCAGGTCCCCCGGGATCTCGGGGTCACGGACCAGGCGGGCGACGGCGGACTCAACGATCGGACCCGGGAAGGCCTTCTCTCCGGTGAGGCACTCGAGGAGCACCAGCCCCAGGGAGTAGATGTCGGTCCGCGGATCGACGGCCCCGCCGAGCGCCTGTTCCGGACTGAGGTAGTTGGCGGTGCCTATGGTTGCGCCATGGGCGGTGGCGATGGTTGCCTCGGTCATCCGTGCGATGCCGAAGTCGGTGAGCTTGGGGTAGAGGCGGGTATCGTTCTCCGCCAGCGGATACAGGAGGATGTTGGCGGGCTTAACGTCCCGGTGGATGACGCCGTTGGAGTGCACGTAGTTCAGCGCGTCGGCGAGGTCCGCCCCCAGCGATGCTGTGGCGGCCGGACTCAGCGGCCCTGACTTCAGGGTCCGCCGCAGGTCCGGTCCGTCGACAAGCTCCATGACCAGGAAAGTGGAGGAGCGGCCGTCCTCATCCTGCATCATCCCGGCGTCCAGCAGGGTCACCAGTCCGGGATGGTTCAGCGTTGCGAGCAGAAGGGTTTCGGTCTGCTGGCGGCGGCTCTCATCGTCGTCGCTGACGTTGGGACGGAAGAGCTTGACCGCGACCTCGCGCCCAAGGTTCTGATCCACCGCACGGTAAACGGAGGCGGCGCCACCCGTGCCAATGAGCTCGGTGGTCCGGTATCGATTCCCCAGGAGTACATCCACGGGTGTCCTCCTAGAGGGTGTGTCGAGAAACTAAAAGCGGCAGGGCATCCGGGTCTGTTGCTTACCACCGGACGCGGGGTTCAGAACATTTCATCAGCAGCCTGATTAATTTGATCCTAGCCTGCCCACCGCTCCACCATATCCCGCCACACCGGTGGATCCGGGCAGGGGAAGTCGGCTTTATCAAGACGTAATATGTGCCTTCTCACCCGGATATGTGCCTTCTCACCCGGGAAGTGCCCCGGGCACTGCCGCCGAGGCGCTTTTCCTGACCGGGCCTACCCGAGGAAGCTGATGGCCGCCTGCTTGAAGGCCCGGGACGTGACCGCGTTCGCGTGGGTGCGTGCCGGGAGCGGAAGCAGTTCCGCCTGTCCCGACAACCCGGCCAGCTCCGCGTTGCCGGCCGCGAAGGTATCAAGGTCTCCGGCCACCAGCAGCAGCGGCATGGCCGGAACCGCCTCGGCGGGGACAAACAGCTCATCCTGGATGGCCTCCACCATGGACAGCAGCACGGGCAGGTCGTTGCCGGGCACCAGTGCAGCCATGCGCAGCAGTTCGGCAGTGGTTTCGTCGGCCACGTCCCCGGTTTCCCCGACGGCTGCGCGTGCCGCGGCCAGATCGAACGAGGCCAGGGGATCACCGGTGCCTGGTCCGCCGCCCAGGACCATGCGGTGGACCAGCTCGGGCTGGGTTGCGCCGAATTCCCAGGCCAGCCGGGCGCCCAGCGAATAGCCAATAACGTCCACTCCGGTTTCCGGACGATCAGCGGCCAGGGGCTGCACACCCGCGTCCATCAGCAGCTGCAGCAGGTCAGCGCGGAGCCGGCTGGGGCGGTATGCATCCAGCTCCACCGGCGCAGCGCTCCGTCCGTGGCCTGGCAGGTCCACGGTGATCACCCTTCTGCCGGCAGCGGTCAGGGCGCTGACCCAGCCGGTATCGTGCCAGTTCAGCTGCGACGAGGACGCGAACCCATGCAGCAGAAGCACGGGGCGCGGGACCCGGGCTCCGCCGTCGGGCTCGATAAGTTCGGCGAAAAGCTGCGGGTCGGTGCCCTCGACGGCGTGGGTCCTCAGTTCCATGGCCTAGTCCTCGTCCAGTGCGGCGGTCAGCCGGACGCGGCGGCGCGCCGGGGCCTCCTGCGGCACGGTTCCGACAATGCCGGCCGTGTTGTCCGGAACCTCAAAGATGATCAGCGGTTCGCCGACGTTGATTTTCTCGCCCGGCGAGCCGTAGATGCGCGCCACCCGGCCGGCCTGCGGTGACGGGAGCTCGAGAGCCGATTTGGACGTCTCCACCTCCACCAGCGGCTGGTTCCGCTCCACCTGGTCACCCTCGGCCACCAGCCACTCCAGGACGGTGGCTTCGATCAGCCCCTCGCCGAGGTCGGGCAGGGGAAAGGAAATTTCAGCCACGTCGATACTCCAATACTCGCTGGATCCCGAACAGGATGCGGTCGATGTTCGGGATGTACTCGTCCTCCAGGTCACCTGAGGGATACGGTACGTCGAATCCCGTGACCCGCTCAACCGGAGCCCTGAGGGTGTCAAAGCAGCGTTCGGTCACCAGGGCGGCCACCTCGGCCCCCAGCCCGGAGGTCAGCGGAGCTTCATGCACGACGACGGCGCGCCGGGTGCGCGACACCGATGCAGCAAGGCCGGCGGCGTCGATGGGCTTGAGCCAGCGCAGGTCCAGGACCTCCACCTCGATGCCGTCCTCGGCCGCGAGCTCGGCCACCTGCAGGCAGCGCGCGACCATGGCACCCCAGGCGATCAGCGTGACGTGCTTGCCGGGACGGACCACCTTCGACCCCAGGGGAGTGCCGCCGTCGGACGCGATGACTTCCCCCTTTTGCCAGTAGCGGGACTTCGGCTCCATGAAGATCACCGGGTCCGGACGGGCGGCGGCATGCTTGAGCAGGTGATAGGCCTCGTGCGGGCTCGACGGCGATACCACCAGCAAGCCGGGGACATGGGCAAAGAGCGCCTCAAGGGATTCACCGTGGTGCTCCGGGGCACGGATGCCGCCGAAGCTGGGCACCCGCAGCGTGACGGGCATGGGCAGCGTTCCCCGGCTGCGGTAGTTCATCCGTGCCAGCTGCGTGATGATCTGGTTCACCGCGGGGTAGGCGAAGCCGTCAAACTGCACTTCGGGAATGGGATGGAACCCGGCCATGGCCAGGCCCACGGACATGCCAAGAATGCCCGATTCGGCCAGCGGGGTATCCAGGACGCGGTCCGCGCCGAAGCGCCGCTGCAGCCCGTCGGTGATGCGGAAGACGCCGCCGAGCAGGCCCACGTCCTCGCCCAGGACCAATGCCTTCGGGTCCTGTTCCAGGATTTCCGCGAGCGCGCGGTTCAGCGCGGCCTGCATGGACAGGGTCTCGGCGGCCCCGGAACCGGCGGGGGCGGGAGCGGCGGCGGACTGCTGCTGGGCGGCCGTGTCCCCGGTGTTGTCCTGCGCGGCGGCCAGATCCGATCTGCCCGTCAACTGGTCAGTCATGTTCGGATTCCTTCCGCCAGGCGCTGGCCTGGTCCTTGAGCTGTTGCGTGGTTTCGGCGAACACAAACTCGAACATCTCCGCCCCGGGACGGGGCTTCAGTTCCTGCACCCCTTGGCGGATGGCCTCGGCGGCTGCCACGGCATCAGCGTGGGCGGTGTCCAGGAAGTCCTGGCCGGCGTGCCCGGCTGAAAGCAGCTGATCGGCCAGGAGCGCCACGGGGTCGGTCCCGGCGTCGCGCCGTTCGTCCTCGAGCATCCGGTAGCGGCCGGGGTCGTCACTGGTGGAATGGGGGCCGCGGCGGTATGTCATGGCTTCGATCAGCACCGGCCCGAGGCCGGCCCGGGCGTGGGCCAGCGCCTCGCGGGTCGCCTGGACTACGGCGGTGACGTCGTTGCCGTCAACGGTCAGGGCTTTCATGCCGTATCCGGCAGCCCGCGCCGCCACGGTCCCGCCGGCCACTTGGGCCTCGGTGGGCAGCGAGATCGCCCACCCGTTGTTCTGCACGAAGAAGACCACGGGAGCCTTGAGCACGGCGGCGAAGTTCATCGCTTCGTGGATGTCGCCCTGGGAACTGGCGCCGTCGCCGAAGTAAGTCAGGGCAGCGGCCAATCCTTCTGCCGGAGCGCCGCCGCCGGTTGCCCCGCTGCCGGCCGATGCCCCGCCGTCGGTTGCGCCGCCGTCGGCCTGCGCCGTGAGCCGCTGGCCGTGCGCCCAGCCCACCGCGTGCAGCACTGAACCGCCCACCACCGCCTGGATAGGCGCCAGCCGGGTGGTTACGGGGTTGTACAGGCCGCCGTGCCAGGACGCCTTGTGGGTGGCCATGTACTCAACCATGTCCACACCCAGGGTCAGCGCGGTGCCCATTTCCCGGTAGGTGGGGAAGATGAAGTCGCGGCCGGCGTCCATCGCGAAGGCGCTGCCCACCTGCGCGGCTTCCTGTCCGAGTTCCGGGGCGTAGCCGGGGATGATGCCCTGGCGCTGCCAGGCGACAGCGGCCAGGTCGAGCTGGCGCACAGAGGTAAGCAGCCGGTACAGCCGGCGCAGTTCGTCGCCGGAAAGATCCGGGATCGTGGATGTGACTAAGACCATAGGTCGAAACCTAGCTCCCGGGCTTCGGCGCTGCAATCAGCGCGCCGGAGAGTGCACAGGATGTCATTATTTGTTCCGGGTAAGCCGCGAAGGCTATACAAACTGTGCCCTCGGGTTCGGCGGCGCCCCGGCTGCAGGGCCGTCGGAGAAAAGTTCGCTGAGCGTCCGGGTGCCGCAATTCATGTCCCCAATCCACTGTTGAACGGGCGGTGTACCGGTATTATGCTTCACATGCCCGAAAACGGGTTGGATGTCAAGGGTGTTTGGCGCAAACGCGGGCATCGGGAACGCGAGGGGTTGTCATGTCTGGCCGGATTTTTCACTTGACCCGACGGGGTGGCGCCGTCATGGGACAAATCCTGGTCTATTTGCTGATCTGGGCCGGACTTGCGCTGCTGATCGCCGCCTTTGGCATCCGTTTCTTTTGGGGCGAAATTTCCGTCAACCAAATGCTCCTGAATCTTGTCTCCGTGGAAACCGACGGTGGGGGCGGGTCCATCGTGTGGCTCGGCATCCTGGGGATTGGCGTTGTGCCCCTGCTCATCACCGTTTCCATCGCGCTGCTGCACCGCCGCCGCAAGCGCCGCCTCCGCAGGGGTGCGCCCGCCCGCCCGCGCCATTACCGCTGGATCATGCGCAGCATCTCCACCGTTCTCGTGGGCGCCGTCGTTATCGGAGGCACCACGGCCTTCGCCAGGACAGTGGGAGTTGCCGACTACATCAAGGCCGCGAACTCTCCGTACAACATTGGCGACTATTTCGTGGAGCCAACCGTCACCGGTGATGAGCAGAAGCGCAACCTGGTCCTGATCTATCTCGAATCCGGCGAGCAGACCCTCGCGGATGACCAGCTCTTCGAAAAGGATGCCTTCGCGCCCCTCAAGGAAGTCACCAGCACCACGGATGGCTGGGCCAGCGTGGAGAATTTCAAGCAGTACCAGGGTGGGGGCTGGACCATGGCCGGTCTCGTCTCGACCCAGTGCGGCATCCCGTTGAAGGGTGTGGGTTCCGGGGGCAGCAGCGAGGCTGGGGAGCTCGAGGAGGACGGTGACACTTACCTGGGCGGGTCCACCTGCCTCGGCGACGTCCTGTCGCAGCACGGCTACACCAATGTGTTCCTGGGCGGTGCCAACTCATCTTTCGCCGCCAAGGACACGTTCCTGGGCAGCCACGGCTATTCGGAGCAGATGGGCCTCAACGACTGGCGGGCCGCCGGTGAGCTGGAGGAGGACTTCCGCAGCGACTGGGGCCTCAGCGACGAGCGGCTCATGGCCAACGCCGCGGAAAAGATCGATGAACTGCATGCGGAGTCGGAAAGAACCGGTCAGCCGTTCAACCTCTCTCTGCTGACCTTGGACACCCATGAGCCGGTGCACGTTTATGACTACTGCGATGTGGACACCCAGAACGAGGTCACCTCGGTGTTCTCCTGTTCCATGACCCAGGTGGCCGCATTCGTGGAGTACATGAAGGACAAGGGGTATCTCGAGGACACCGCCGTGGTGATCATGGGCGACCACCTCAAGCACATGAGTGCCGGTGATGCCTTCCACGAGCAGCTGGATTATCACGGCAACCGTACGGTGTTCAACCGGATCTGGATCCCGGGCGGTGCCGCGGACCGCACGCTGCGTCCCGGCATCGACCAGCTGAGCATGTTCCCCACCATCTTGGAGGCCGCAGGGCTGACCGTGAAGGACCATGAAGCCGGTCTGGGTGTCTCAGCCTTTACCTCGGATGTCCCTGCGGACTCGGCTCAGGCCATGGAGCCTGAGGCCTACGGCGAACTGCTGGACTCGCTTTCCCCGCGGTTCTACGCGGATGCCTGGTTCGCCAAGGAACTGATGCGCTAGCGCGGTGCGGCCTTCCGCCGCAACGCGGCTAGGCGTAGTTAGGCGTCTGAAACCGCGCTAAACCTCGTTAAACCCGGCTGAACCTCGCCAAATCTCGTTCAACCTCCTCAAACCCGGCTGAACACGGGTGACGGAAGGAACCTGCAGGGAGCGTGCGGGCGAAAAGGCCGCGATTCGACACCTCCCGCCGTGACCACTTTTGCGCCCGGACTGGCTTTTATTTTTTTACCGGGTATGGTCGTGAGGTGTCGATGCTGTTTCTTTCAGAGGAGCCTAAATTGTCAGGTAAATCCCCCCAGGGTTCAAACGAAAAGAAGCCGGGCAAGTCCATCAAGGACAAGCGGGCCGAAAAAAGAGCCAAGAATTCCAGTGAGAACGAACTGATTCCGAAGAAGCGCAAGGGTCAGTAACAGGCGCGCTGCTCCGCCGTCAGGTGGGCCCCCTGTGATCCACGAGCCGCCCTAAGCAGCGGCAGGAGGGTCCGGAACAGCTGTGCAGGCCGTACTCGGCCGCCGGTTGGTCCGGGCCCTTTAACATTCCCCGGGCAAACCGTTGCGCTCGGAAGAATCCAGGGGCGGAAATTCCCTCCCGATTCATGCGGTGGAATTTTGGAACGTTTATACCTTCGCTGGGGAATTTGCTGCGTGACTCCGCTGCGGCATTGTGTCGAAGTTTATTTTTTTTGGCGCTGAGGGTAAATAGCGAATTTCTTCATGCGGAAAAACCAGCGGATCTTTAGTGACGGTTTTTCCCAATAATCTGAAGCAAACCGCAAATATCAAAATGGCGGGCAGATCCGTCGTGCCCAGGAGCTCACCGGACCCCCACTGGACCTCAACACCCGGACCTCAACACCTACCCGCTGATGGTTCAGGGCGGGGTATCAGCGCCGCAAGGACGATCCTTTGTGCAGCTATCGGGGCATCAGAGGATCCTTCGTGCAGATAACGGGATCAAGAGCCCCGAAATCGGACTTTTGAGCCCCTGATGTGCACGAAGGATTCCGGGAAGGCCCCTGATGTGCACGATAGATCGCCGTCTCCCTTCTGGCCTCGGAAGTGCCATCTATCGTGCAGCTAGCGGGGCGCCGGCGCCGCTGGAACGGTCCATTGTGCAGGTACTGGGACATCGACGGCGTCAGGACGATCCTTTGTGCAGCTAGCGGGGCGTCAGAGGATCCTTCGTGCAGATAACGGGATCAAGAGCCCCAAAATCGGACTTTTGAGCCCCTGATGTGCACGAAGGATTCCGGGAAGGCCCTTGATCTGCACGATAGCTTGCCGTCTGCCACTTTCTGGCCTCGGAAGTGCCATCTATCGTGCAGCTAGCGGGGTGCCGGGGCCGCTGGAACGGTCCATTGTGCAGATAGCGGGACATCAGAGGATCCTTCGTGCAGATAGCGGGAACAAGAGCCCCGAAATCACACTCTTGAGCCCCTGATGTGCACGAAGGATTCCGGGAAGGCCCCTGATCTGCACAATGGATGCCGGGAAGGCCCCTGATCTGCACGATAGATTCCGGGAAGGCCTCTTCAAACCATCCTGGGGATGCCCCGCAGCTTCCCGACAGGAAAGGAAAAGCGGGGGCAGCCGCCGCAGACCGGCGGCCCGTCCTGTCAGTCCGTCAACTGGTGGGGTTGGCCCTGGCGCTGTGTCCGGCGGTCCAGCAGCCACGCGGCAGTGCCGAGCAGGCAGGTCAGCGCCATCGTGGCCACCAGCTGGATGCGTACGGCCGGATCCAGGAACCCGAGCACCACAATGCCCGCCAGCAGCGCCAGGGCAAAGTAGGAGAGCCAGGGGAAGGCCCACATCTTGAACGTGAGGACCGTTCCGGCGGCCTCGGCGCGGCGGCGCAGAATGATCTGCGAAACGATGGAGACACCCCAGACCACCAGGCAGGTGGACCCCACCAGGTTCAGCAGGATCATCAGGACCGTCTCCGGGTACAGGTAATTCAGCACCACCGCCAGGAATCCGAACGTGACCGAGGCGGCGACCGCAGCCCGGGGCACCCCGTTGGCGCTCCTGCGGGCCAGGGGCTTGGGCATCCGGCCCCGCTCGGCCAGGGAGAACACCATCCGGGAGGCCCCGTAGAGGTTGGCGTTCAGTGCTGACAGCAGTGCCACCACTATGACAACCGCCATCACGACGTCGGCGCCCGGCACCCTCGCCGCGGCCAGGGCTGCAACGAAGGGCCCGGTGCTGAGGGCTTCGCTGTCCCACGGCAGGATGGTGACGATGACCAGCACCGAGCCGATGAAGAACACCAGGATCCGCCACACGACGGAGCTGATGGCCTTGGCGATGCTCGTCTCCGGGTTCTCGGTGTCCGCGGCGGCGACGGCGACAATCTCGGTGCCGCCAAAAGCGAAGACCACCAGCAGCAGTCCGGCGCCCACTCCACTCCAGCCGTGGGGCATAAAGCCGCCGTTGCCGGTGAGGTTGCTCATGCCGGGAGCCGGAACGTTGGGGAGCCAACCGGCGATAAACGCCACCCCAATGGCCAGGAAGGCCACAATGGCGAGCACCTTCAGCAGGGCGAACCAGTACTCAAACTCGCCCAGGTTTGCGGCTCCGCCCAAGTTGATGGCGGTGAAGAGGCTGATGAAGACCAGGGCCAGCACCCACTGCTGGGAGCCCGGCCACATTGAGGCGACAATGGCGGCCGCAGCAGTGGCCTCGGCAGCGATGACGATGACCAGCTGCAGCCACCAGAGCCACCCGACGGTGGTGCCGGCCGGGCGGCCGAGCGCCTTTTCCGCATACACGGAGAAGGCACCACTGCTGG
This genomic interval from Arthrobacter citreus contains the following:
- a CDS encoding LTA synthase family protein, producing MTRRGGAVMGQILVYLLIWAGLALLIAAFGIRFFWGEISVNQMLLNLVSVETDGGGGSIVWLGILGIGVVPLLITVSIALLHRRRKRRLRRGAPARPRHYRWIMRSISTVLVGAVVIGGTTAFARTVGVADYIKAANSPYNIGDYFVEPTVTGDEQKRNLVLIYLESGEQTLADDQLFEKDAFAPLKEVTSTTDGWASVENFKQYQGGGWTMAGLVSTQCGIPLKGVGSGGSSEAGELEEDGDTYLGGSTCLGDVLSQHGYTNVFLGGANSSFAAKDTFLGSHGYSEQMGLNDWRAAGELEEDFRSDWGLSDERLMANAAEKIDELHAESERTGQPFNLSLLTLDTHEPVHVYDYCDVDTQNEVTSVFSCSMTQVAAFVEYMKDKGYLEDTAVVIMGDHLKHMSAGDAFHEQLDYHGNRTVFNRIWIPGGAADRTLRPGIDQLSMFPTILEAAGLTVKDHEAGLGVSAFTSDVPADSAQAMEPEAYGELLDSLSPRFYADAWFAKELMR
- a CDS encoding thiamine pyrophosphate-dependent enzyme, with amino-acid sequence MVLVTSTIPDLSGDELRRLYRLLTSVRQLDLAAVAWQRQGIIPGYAPELGQEAAQVGSAFAMDAGRDFIFPTYREMGTALTLGVDMVEYMATHKASWHGGLYNPVTTRLAPIQAVVGGSVLHAVGWAHGQRLTAQADGGATDGGASAGSGATGGGAPAEGLAAALTYFGDGASSQGDIHEAMNFAAVLKAPVVFFVQNNGWAISLPTEAQVAGGTVAARAAGYGMKALTVDGNDVTAVVQATREALAHARAGLGPVLIEAMTYRRGPHSTSDDPGRYRMLEDERRDAGTDPVALLADQLLSAGHAGQDFLDTAHADAVAAAEAIRQGVQELKPRPGAEMFEFVFAETTQQLKDQASAWRKESEHD
- a CDS encoding amino acid permease — protein: MTPRTSAAGSSGSATPPPAQPAKVRKMLPRHLVFMSLGSAIGTGLFVGSGAGIQAAGPAVLLSFLIAGTMVVLVMRMMGEMAAADPSSGAFSVYAEKALGRPAGTTVGWLWWLQLVIVIAAEATAAAAIVASMWPGSQQWVLALVFISLFTAINLGGAANLGEFEYWFALLKVLAIVAFLAIGVAFIAGWLPNVPAPGMSNLTGNGGFMPHGWSGVGAGLLLVVFAFGGTEIVAVAAADTENPETSIAKAISSVVWRILVFFIGSVLVIVTILPWDSEALSTGPFVAALAAARVPGADVVMAVVIVVALLSALNANLYGASRMVFSLAERGRMPKPLARRSANGVPRAAVAASVTFGFLAVVLNYLYPETVLMILLNLVGSTCLVVWGVSIVSQIILRRRAEAAGTVLTFKMWAFPWLSYFALALLAGIVVLGFLDPAVRIQLVATMALTCLLGTAAWLLDRRTQRQGQPHQLTD